One window from the genome of Rhodopirellula halodulae encodes:
- a CDS encoding DUF1559 domain-containing protein: MRIVNAHKSRGGFTLVELLVVIAIIGVLVGLLLPAVQAAREAARRMSCSNNFKQIGLSLHNYHAAYNRLPPNGTGPLYAAQRGLSANVGLIPFMEQQGLWEMMSNPLMPEAGETPTDAMSTGQWPPFGPRPYVDLNEYDPYQMQTPTLRCPSDPGMSPLGTGMTNYAFCHGDTSLRVGYPPSSQWADRGAFRGLFMRHTPRKFRDVLDGLSNTIAMAEIKTDMGDRSVGGSVVDRTYFPNDDSMGSDLTVCTDVIDPQRPQFIEQSVTLWNSGGTSRGGRWWNCHLMITGMNTILPPNSPTCAMQWGTSWQSGVFSSASHHQGGVHVLLADGAVRFVTDSIDAGNRQANSISKNYNNVGQASPYGLWGALGSIAAKETIEGFE, from the coding sequence ATGCGTATTGTGAATGCACACAAAAGTCGCGGCGGGTTCACGCTCGTCGAATTACTCGTCGTCATCGCAATCATTGGCGTTTTGGTCGGGTTGTTGTTGCCTGCCGTTCAAGCCGCCCGAGAGGCCGCGCGGCGCATGTCGTGCAGCAACAATTTCAAGCAAATTGGGTTGTCTTTGCACAACTATCACGCCGCGTACAACCGGTTGCCGCCCAACGGCACCGGTCCCTTGTATGCGGCCCAGAGAGGCTTGAGTGCGAACGTTGGGCTCATTCCATTCATGGAGCAGCAAGGCCTATGGGAAATGATGTCCAACCCTTTAATGCCAGAAGCCGGTGAGACGCCCACCGACGCGATGTCCACGGGCCAGTGGCCGCCGTTTGGTCCGCGACCTTACGTGGATTTGAATGAGTACGATCCGTACCAAATGCAAACGCCGACGCTACGTTGCCCGTCCGACCCAGGAATGTCTCCATTGGGGACCGGGATGACGAACTACGCGTTCTGTCACGGAGACACGAGTTTGCGGGTGGGTTATCCACCGAGCAGCCAGTGGGCAGACCGAGGCGCATTCCGTGGTTTGTTCATGCGACACACACCTCGCAAGTTTCGTGATGTGCTGGATGGTTTGTCCAATACGATCGCGATGGCAGAAATCAAAACGGACATGGGTGACCGCAGTGTCGGTGGTTCGGTTGTTGATCGCACTTATTTTCCCAATGACGATTCGATGGGTTCGGATCTGACCGTGTGCACCGATGTCATCGATCCGCAGCGGCCTCAGTTCATCGAGCAATCGGTGACGTTGTGGAACAGTGGCGGCACGTCTCGCGGGGGGCGTTGGTGGAACTGTCACCTGATGATCACGGGGATGAACACCATCCTTCCTCCGAACTCGCCCACCTGTGCCATGCAGTGGGGAACGTCGTGGCAATCCGGTGTCTTTAGTTCCGCCAGTCACCACCAAGGTGGCGTGCACGTGTTGCTCGCCGATGGTGCCGTGCGTTTTGTCACGGATTCCATCGACGCGGGGAACCGCCAAGCAAACAGTATTTCCAAAAACTACAACAACGTTGGTCAAGCGAGCCCCTACGGGTTGTGGGGTGCACTCGGTTCCATCGCAGCCAAAGAAACCATCGAAGGATTTGAATGA
- the nth gene encoding endonuclease III — MLKQERATVILQRLNTLYPDPPIPLDHTDEFTLLVAVLLSAQCTDKKVNEVTPELFRVAGTPQAMRALGEEGILEIIRPLGLSKQKAKSLAKLSGMLIDQHDGQVPNTFESLEALPGVGHKTASVVMSQAFGFPAFPVDTHIHRLAQRWGLSSGKNVVQTEKDLKKLFPESSWNKLHLQIIFYGREHCTARGCDGRVCDLCRELYPNRRKPVVWKKP; from the coding sequence ATGTTGAAGCAAGAACGAGCCACCGTCATCCTCCAGCGTCTGAACACGCTGTATCCCGACCCGCCGATTCCGTTGGACCACACCGACGAGTTCACATTGCTGGTCGCCGTGTTGCTCAGCGCGCAATGCACGGACAAAAAGGTCAACGAGGTCACCCCCGAACTATTCCGAGTCGCGGGCACACCGCAGGCCATGCGTGCCCTCGGTGAAGAAGGCATCTTGGAGATCATCCGGCCGCTGGGGCTCTCCAAGCAAAAAGCGAAATCATTGGCCAAGCTATCTGGGATGCTGATCGACCAGCACGACGGCCAGGTTCCCAACACCTTTGAAAGCCTGGAAGCCTTGCCTGGCGTGGGACACAAGACCGCCAGCGTGGTCATGTCCCAAGCGTTTGGGTTTCCTGCGTTCCCGGTGGACACTCACATCCATCGATTGGCCCAGCGTTGGGGACTGTCCAGCGGGAAAAACGTGGTGCAGACCGAAAAGGACCTGAAGAAGCTCTTCCCCGAATCCTCGTGGAACAAACTGCACCTGCAGATCATCTTCTACGGAAGAGAGCACTGCACCGCCCGAGGATGCGATGGCCGCGTCTGCGACCTTTGCCGCGAATTGTATCCCAACCGACGCAAGCCCGTTGTTTGGAAAAAGCCCTAG
- a CDS encoding serine O-acetyltransferase gives MASDFRLKEQLPELTEQVVSTYTKDDSINHLGHCPLPSYTAVVDILLDLKDILYPGYKRNTNLHAGNIRYHVGGLIDSLHDQLTTQIARALRHEHRVLQNHKDCETDIDFEAKGQAMAIELLKRIVKLRRMLATDVQAAFDGDPACQTTDEVVFCYPGFEAITVYRIAHELVQLDVPFIPRMMTEWAHKQTGIDIHPGATIGEYFFIDHGTGVVIGETCHIGNHVKLYQGVTLGALSFPTDADGQLIRGQKRHPTIEDEVVVYANATILGGRTVIGRESVIGSSVWITRSVSPGTTVVLEKPQLKVRGSDEPADELRPEVNYQI, from the coding sequence GTGGCATCCGATTTTCGGCTGAAAGAGCAGTTGCCTGAATTGACCGAACAGGTCGTCAGCACCTACACCAAGGATGATTCCATCAATCATCTGGGTCACTGCCCACTGCCCAGCTACACCGCGGTTGTTGACATCCTGTTGGATCTCAAGGACATCCTGTATCCGGGGTACAAGCGAAACACGAATCTGCATGCCGGCAACATTCGCTATCACGTCGGCGGTCTGATCGATTCTCTTCACGATCAGCTAACCACGCAAATCGCTCGTGCACTGCGTCACGAGCACCGCGTGCTGCAGAATCACAAGGATTGCGAGACCGACATCGATTTCGAAGCCAAGGGTCAAGCCATGGCGATCGAGTTGCTCAAGCGAATTGTCAAACTCCGTCGCATGCTGGCAACGGACGTGCAAGCTGCCTTCGACGGCGACCCGGCTTGCCAAACGACCGACGAAGTCGTGTTCTGCTACCCCGGTTTCGAAGCCATCACGGTCTACCGAATCGCACACGAATTGGTGCAGTTGGACGTGCCCTTCATTCCTCGAATGATGACGGAATGGGCGCACAAACAAACCGGGATCGACATTCACCCCGGTGCAACGATTGGTGAGTACTTCTTCATCGATCACGGAACCGGTGTCGTGATTGGTGAGACCTGCCACATTGGGAACCATGTGAAGCTTTACCAAGGGGTGACCCTGGGTGCACTGAGCTTCCCAACCGATGCCGATGGTCAATTGATCCGCGGCCAAAAGCGTCATCCGACGATCGAGGATGAAGTGGTTGTGTACGCCAACGCAACGATCCTGGGCGGACGCACGGTGATCGGCCGCGAATCGGTGATCGGTTCCAGCGTTTGGATCACGCGCAGCGTTTCGCCGGGAACGACCGTGGTGCTCGAAAAGCCGCAATTGAAAGTTCGCGGATCAGACGAACCCGCCGACGAGTTGCGTCCCGAAGTCAATTACCAAATTTGA